A genomic segment from Deltaproteobacteria bacterium encodes:
- a CDS encoding PIN domain-containing protein → MEKNRIILDTSAYSAFLRGHEELKLSIQQADEIFLNPVIIGELLAGFVMGKHEKKNRTFLEECISSPRVSIISIDEETSERYAVIRKV, encoded by the coding sequence ATGGAAAAAAACAGAATAATACTGGATACATCTGCATATTCTGCCTTTTTGAGAGGGCATGAGGAGCTTAAACTGTCAATACAACAAGCTGATGAAATATTTCTGAACCCCGTTATAATCGGCGAATTGTTGGCTGGATTCGTAATGGGAAAGCATGAAAAGAAGAACAGGACTTTTCTTGAGGAGTGCATCTCCTCACCACGAGTAAGCATAATTAGCATTGATGAGGAGACCTCGGAAAGATATG